A genomic segment from Alphaproteobacteria bacterium encodes:
- a CDS encoding PF20097 family protein, producing MKKITCQNCNCAMEGGYLQSKNHIPNEKAHIRWYNGTVEKKWYGYNATGDKELPIQSYRCPRCKKIELYADENRED from the coding sequence ATGAAAAAAATTACTTGTCAAAATTGTAATTGTGCGATGGAAGGCGGTTATCTTCAGTCCAAGAATCATATTCCTAATGAAAAAGCGCATATTCGTTGGTATAACGGCACTGTTGAAAAAAAATGGTACGGCTACAATGCTACAGGTGATAAAGAATTACCCATTCAATCATATCGTTGTCCCAGATGTAAAAAAATTGAACTTTATGCTGATGAAAATAGGGAGGATTAA